In one window of Pseudodesulfovibrio sediminis DNA:
- a CDS encoding GDP-mannose 4,6-dehydratase, with protein MTKKALITGITGMVGSHLTDYLLENTDWDVHGMCRWRSPLDNVNHLLDRVNRKDRVFFHDGDLCDAISLIHVIDEVRPDYVFHLAAQSYPKTSFDSPIQTYDTNILGTHRLLEAVRMCKECEPVIHVCASSEVFGRVPKEFLPINEECKFHPASPYAISKAGTDLVGRYFAEAHNMTVMTTRMFTHTGPRRGDVFAESTFAKQIAMIEAEMIPPVVKTGNLDSLRTWSDVRDAVRAYFLLVTKNPVPGEYYNIGGTFSCSVGDMLKHLVSISSCGDSITVETEQARLRALDADLQVPDTTKFREHTGWEPTISFEQTMQDLLDFWRKQVRNNNFLTR; from the coding sequence ATGACAAAGAAAGCACTTATCACTGGTATTACCGGCATGGTCGGTTCACATTTGACCGATTATCTGCTCGAAAACACGGATTGGGACGTTCACGGAATGTGTCGTTGGCGTAGTCCGCTGGATAACGTCAACCATCTTTTGGATCGTGTGAATAGAAAGGATCGCGTGTTTTTCCATGACGGTGATTTGTGCGACGCCATCTCGCTTATCCATGTGATTGATGAAGTCCGTCCCGATTATGTCTTTCATCTGGCGGCTCAGAGCTATCCAAAAACCAGTTTTGATTCGCCCATTCAAACGTATGATACCAATATTCTCGGCACACATCGCCTGTTGGAAGCCGTTCGGATGTGCAAGGAGTGCGAACCGGTCATCCATGTCTGCGCTTCTTCCGAGGTGTTTGGGCGTGTTCCCAAAGAGTTTTTACCCATTAATGAGGAATGTAAATTTCATCCGGCTTCGCCATATGCCATTTCCAAGGCCGGTACCGACCTTGTAGGCCGGTATTTTGCCGAAGCCCATAATATGACCGTCATGACTACGCGCATGTTTACGCACACCGGGCCTCGACGGGGCGATGTGTTTGCCGAGTCCACTTTTGCCAAGCAGATCGCCATGATCGAAGCCGAGATGATTCCGCCCGTGGTCAAAACCGGCAATCTCGATTCCTTGCGCACATGGTCCGATGTCCGTGACGCCGTGCGTGCCTATTTCCTGTTGGTGACCAAGAATCCTGTCCCTGGTGAGTACTACAATATCGGCGGGACCTTTTCCTGTTCCGTAGGGGACATGCTCAAGCATCTGGTCTCCATTTCCAGCTGTGGCGACTCCATTACGGTTGAGACCGAGCAGGCGCGCTTGCGTGCCCTGGATGCCGATCTGCAGGTGCCCGATACTACCAAGTTCCGTGAGCATACAGGTTGGGAACCGACTATTTCTTTTGAGCAGACAATGCAGGACCTTCTAGACTTTTGGCGCAAGCAGGTTCGTAATAATAATTTCCTAACTCGATAG
- a CDS encoding NAD-dependent epimerase/dehydratase family protein, with amino-acid sequence MSDFYKDKRVVVTGGTGFVGGYFVEALLELGAKVVVPVHERPMSIAPDRVETIPCDLENEEDAMRVCEGADYLLHCAGPVGAAGMGPEKLMHGISKGMSLFLKTLHAAWAQKVGRVLIFGSSTGYPALDHPVKEEEFWTGDVYPGYLGYGWMRRYMERAGEFMQRDSDTDVTIIRPVAIYGPRDNFNPKTCHVIPALINRAVAGEEPYVVWGKSDVVRDFLHVKDFVRGCLLAMEKLPGADPVNIAYGKETTVGEVVEGILKAAGREDATVEYDETKPTALPFRMADTTKAFEELGFKPTISLEEGLADTVNWYKNQGDK; translated from the coding sequence ATGTCAGATTTTTATAAAGATAAACGTGTCGTCGTCACTGGCGGCACAGGATTTGTTGGGGGCTATTTCGTAGAGGCTCTTTTGGAGCTGGGCGCAAAAGTCGTTGTTCCGGTTCATGAACGCCCTATGAGCATCGCACCTGATAGAGTTGAAACCATTCCCTGCGATCTGGAGAATGAAGAAGATGCTATGCGTGTGTGCGAAGGGGCAGACTATTTACTGCATTGTGCCGGACCTGTCGGCGCTGCAGGTATGGGACCTGAGAAATTAATGCATGGTATCAGTAAGGGAATGTCCCTGTTCTTGAAGACTTTGCATGCTGCCTGGGCGCAGAAAGTCGGCCGTGTGCTGATTTTCGGAAGCAGTACCGGGTATCCCGCGTTGGATCATCCTGTTAAGGAAGAAGAGTTCTGGACCGGAGATGTCTATCCTGGCTATTTGGGCTACGGCTGGATGCGTCGTTACATGGAGCGTGCTGGTGAGTTTATGCAGCGTGATTCAGATACGGATGTGACCATCATTCGCCCTGTTGCCATTTATGGCCCTCGTGATAATTTCAACCCTAAGACTTGTCACGTCATTCCGGCGCTGATCAACCGAGCTGTTGCCGGTGAAGAACCTTACGTGGTCTGGGGTAAGTCCGATGTTGTCCGCGACTTTCTTCATGTGAAGGACTTTGTACGTGGTTGTCTTCTCGCTATGGAGAAGTTGCCGGGTGCTGATCCAGTGAATATTGCCTATGGCAAGGAAACCACAGTCGGCGAGGTCGTCGAAGGTATTCTTAAGGCTGCTGGTCGTGAAGACGCTACCGTTGAATATGATGAAACCAAACCTACTGCTTTGCCTTTCCGCATGGCCGATACGACTAAGGCCTTTGAGGAACTTGGCTTCAAACCTACCATCAGTCTTGAAGAAGGACTGGCGGATACCGTTAATTGGTATAAGAATCAGGGAGATAAATAA
- a CDS encoding dTDP-4-dehydrorhamnose 3,5-epimerase family protein, producing the protein MSLKVNKTKMDGVLEITPFAFEDHRGVYVETFNKELYAEHGITVEFIQDDISVSRKNVIRGIHGDAETWKLVSCLMGEFYLVVANCDRDSANFGQWQSFTLSEANRKQILIPPKHGNGHLILSDRAMFHYKQNTYYNPKGQFTYRFDDPELNIWWPIKNPMLSMRDELGHWPEGS; encoded by the coding sequence ATGTCACTGAAGGTGAACAAAACCAAAATGGACGGCGTATTGGAGATCACTCCCTTCGCCTTTGAAGATCATCGCGGTGTCTACGTCGAGACCTTCAACAAGGAATTATATGCCGAGCACGGTATTACTGTCGAATTCATTCAGGATGACATTTCCGTTTCCCGGAAAAACGTCATTCGCGGCATTCATGGTGATGCAGAAACGTGGAAGCTGGTGTCCTGCCTCATGGGCGAGTTTTATCTCGTGGTGGCGAACTGTGACCGCGACTCTGCAAATTTCGGTCAGTGGCAGTCTTTTACCTTGTCCGAGGCTAATCGCAAGCAGATTTTGATTCCGCCCAAGCACGGCAACGGCCACCTTATTTTGAGCGACCGCGCTATGTTTCATTACAAGCAGAATACCTACTACAACCCCAAAGGGCAGTTTACCTATCGTTTTGACGATCCCGAATTGAACATTTGGTGGCCTATCAAGAATCCGATGCTGTCCATGCGCGATGAACTCGGTCACTGGCCGGAGGGGAGCTAA
- a CDS encoding kinase → MEFPNTIDEIIHPSVRECFRYANVEQGLEVNHSGDIPAMSGVGSSSAFTVGLLNALNALSGRICSKRELASAAIHVEQNMIGENVGSQDQVAAAFGGLNLVEFDAQREYWVEILPLHKQVVTCLQNNLLLFYTGISRFASNIAGEQIDNAKKNKPSLTTMREMAYEAARILTDCPVDKLSGLDDFGRLMHESWMLKRGLGSKVTNSTVDDMYAVARANGALGGKLCGAGGGGFLMLYVRPEDQVKVIEAMGELLSVPFEFENLGSHVTFYTR, encoded by the coding sequence ATGGAATTTCCCAATACCATTGATGAAATCATCCATCCTTCCGTACGGGAATGCTTCCGGTATGCCAATGTCGAGCAGGGGTTGGAAGTCAATCATAGTGGCGACATCCCGGCCATGTCCGGCGTGGGTTCTTCGTCAGCATTTACCGTCGGGTTGTTGAACGCTCTGAATGCGCTTTCCGGCAGGATCTGCTCCAAGCGGGAGCTTGCTTCAGCCGCGATTCATGTGGAGCAGAACATGATCGGCGAGAACGTCGGTTCTCAGGATCAGGTGGCGGCAGCATTCGGTGGACTCAATCTGGTGGAATTCGATGCCCAGAGAGAATATTGGGTGGAGATTCTGCCCTTGCATAAGCAGGTCGTGACCTGTTTACAGAACAATCTGTTGCTCTTTTATACGGGCATTTCCCGGTTCGCTTCCAATATAGCTGGTGAGCAGATAGACAATGCCAAAAAGAATAAACCGAGCCTAACCACTATGCGTGAAATGGCCTATGAGGCCGCACGTATTCTGACAGATTGCCCTGTGGACAAACTGTCCGGGCTGGATGATTTCGGCCGCCTCATGCATGAGTCCTGGATGCTCAAGCGTGGCCTTGGTTCGAAAGTCACCAACTCCACTGTGGACGACATGTATGCCGTGGCACGGGCAAACGGCGCTCTTGGCGGAAAATTGTGCGGAGCAGGCGGCGGCGGATTCCTCATGCTGTATGTACGGCCCGAGGATCAGGTCAAAGTCATCGAGGCCATGGGCGAACTGCTCAGCGTACCGTTCGAATTTGAGAATCTTGGCTCCCATGTCACGTTCTATACCCGATAA
- a CDS encoding class I SAM-dependent methyltransferase, with protein MKTEKHDAIVLSSDSEKGAQGQFTDLLKNTPLPDDELLANLGIYMTSKNMSRMLFFYELYKRLVDTHGVIMEFGVRWGQTMSMLSALRGIFEPFNRHRRIIGFDTFDGFVGMDEKDGANCKCVDGSFGVADSYETYLDKVLHLQEELNPINHLKKYELVKGDARETIPAYFDEHPEALVSMAIFDFDIYSPTKAALEAVIPRLFKGSILVFDELCDDIFPGETVALMETLGVNGLRIKRMPMTARISYAVVE; from the coding sequence ATGAAAACAGAAAAACACGACGCTATCGTCCTTTCCAGCGACTCGGAAAAAGGTGCCCAGGGCCAGTTCACCGATCTGCTCAAGAACACACCTCTGCCTGATGATGAGCTGCTCGCCAACCTCGGCATCTACATGACATCCAAAAACATGTCCCGCATGCTGTTCTTTTACGAATTGTACAAGAGGCTGGTGGACACCCACGGTGTGATCATGGAATTCGGCGTACGTTGGGGCCAGACCATGTCCATGCTTTCCGCCCTGCGCGGTATTTTCGAGCCCTTCAACCGCCACCGCCGCATCATCGGTTTCGACACCTTTGACGGCTTTGTGGGTATGGATGAAAAAGATGGCGCCAACTGCAAATGCGTTGACGGCTCCTTTGGCGTTGCCGATTCCTACGAAACGTATCTGGATAAGGTACTGCACCTTCAGGAAGAGCTGAACCCCATCAATCACCTCAAGAAGTATGAACTCGTCAAGGGCGATGCCCGTGAGACCATTCCCGCATACTTCGACGAGCACCCCGAAGCACTGGTCTCCATGGCTATCTTCGATTTCGATATCTACAGCCCCACCAAGGCCGCACTGGAAGCAGTCATCCCCAGACTGTTCAAAGGCAGCATTCTTGTCTTTGACGAACTCTGCGACGACATCTTCCCGGGCGAGACCGTGGCTCTGATGGAAACCCTGGGCGTCAATGGCCTGCGTATCAAACGCATGCCCATGACCGCCAGAATCTCATATGCGGTGGTAGAATGA
- a CDS encoding NAD-dependent epimerase/dehydratase family protein, translated as MSTYFKNKKVLVAGGTGMIGIPLVQLLQEQGAEVRVASMDDSSRCPEGAEFMKVDMTSEDNCIKACKGMDQVFNLLGVKASPATAKNKPASHFVTNMLLQINLMEAARKCDVEGMLFTSSVGVYPPAQVLKEDDVWEGFPSPNDWYGGWAKRMGELQMEGYRKEYDWEKLTVVRPTNVYGPWDCFYGEHAMVVPSLIRRATESDGELMVWGDGSPKRDFILARDVADGMIQVAEKNPAEPINLGSGNARSIKDLVEIVVECVNPDLELKWDVDKPAGDMLRCMDTTRAESYGIFAKTSLEDGVKETVEWFKTQGVNTCGVHNAYEER; from the coding sequence ATGTCTACATATTTTAAAAATAAGAAAGTTTTGGTCGCTGGTGGTACTGGGATGATCGGTATTCCCCTGGTGCAATTGCTTCAGGAGCAGGGTGCTGAAGTTCGTGTTGCTTCCATGGATGACTCGTCCCGTTGCCCCGAGGGGGCTGAATTCATGAAGGTGGATATGACTAGTGAGGACAACTGCATCAAGGCCTGCAAGGGCATGGATCAGGTCTTCAACCTGCTTGGTGTCAAGGCTTCACCGGCCACTGCCAAGAACAAGCCAGCCAGTCATTTCGTGACCAATATGCTGCTTCAGATCAACCTTATGGAAGCTGCCCGTAAATGCGATGTGGAAGGCATGCTTTTCACAAGCTCCGTTGGTGTGTATCCTCCGGCCCAGGTCCTCAAGGAGGACGATGTGTGGGAAGGGTTTCCCTCTCCCAATGACTGGTACGGCGGTTGGGCAAAGCGCATGGGTGAGTTGCAGATGGAAGGATATCGCAAGGAATACGACTGGGAAAAATTAACCGTTGTCCGTCCGACCAACGTATATGGCCCCTGGGATTGTTTTTATGGCGAGCATGCCATGGTTGTCCCCTCCCTCATTCGCCGGGCTACAGAGTCCGACGGAGAGCTTATGGTCTGGGGCGACGGTTCCCCCAAGCGTGATTTTATTCTGGCCCGTGATGTAGCTGATGGGATGATTCAGGTTGCTGAAAAGAATCCCGCAGAGCCTATCAATCTCGGTAGTGGTAATGCTCGTTCTATCAAGGATCTTGTCGAGATCGTTGTGGAGTGCGTCAACCCGGACCTTGAACTGAAATGGGATGTCGATAAGCCCGCTGGGGATATGCTTCGTTGTATGGATACTACCCGTGCGGAATCTTATGGTATCTTTGCCAAGACCTCTTTGGAAGATGGCGTGAAAGAGACCGTGGAATGGTTCAAGACACAGGGCGTCAACACCTGTGGCGTACACAATGCTTACGAGGAGCGTTAA
- a CDS encoding FkbM family methyltransferase translates to MGSLLETRFTETECHALLQGAHLGFVDVGAAGGFPQEIHAMAGLTDVMFFEPDPLEFKNITALGEKAGFARMIGFQSILADSYGPKVLNVTKSGVNSSLLTPNKRFCDRYNLPGFEIIDSINMEAATLDGCLEKAEGFTPDIIKIDCQGVDYSILKASDEALSQSVCVFCEMIVAGMYDGQNGWFDINALLESKGFRMYGMWPHYISNRKLDRKTHETNERLLFVDGLYFKDPLVETGPQYKPSERSLSALFVAACLYHYYDFAIELAQMFSGPQVAVLRECVVELAAGRKQWMIDEAQTFVQQFQQDAGNDYLLTKKFIDRLKDNNDVAFIADDRSRNGI, encoded by the coding sequence ATGGGTTCTCTTCTCGAAACACGTTTTACGGAAACTGAGTGTCATGCTCTTCTTCAGGGGGCGCACCTCGGTTTTGTTGATGTCGGTGCCGCAGGGGGCTTTCCTCAGGAAATTCACGCTATGGCTGGGCTGACCGACGTCATGTTTTTCGAGCCGGATCCTCTTGAATTCAAAAACATAACCGCTCTTGGCGAAAAGGCAGGCTTTGCCCGTATGATCGGATTCCAGTCAATTCTGGCTGATTCCTACGGCCCTAAGGTGCTGAATGTAACCAAGAGCGGTGTGAATAGTTCTCTGCTGACTCCCAATAAGCGGTTTTGCGATCGCTATAATCTACCGGGCTTTGAGATCATCGATTCCATTAATATGGAGGCTGCTACGCTTGATGGCTGCTTGGAAAAGGCAGAAGGTTTTACCCCAGATATAATCAAGATTGATTGTCAGGGCGTGGATTATTCCATTCTCAAGGCATCCGATGAAGCTTTATCTCAATCCGTCTGTGTCTTTTGCGAAATGATTGTGGCTGGCATGTATGATGGTCAAAACGGTTGGTTTGACATTAATGCTCTGCTTGAGAGTAAGGGTTTCAGGATGTATGGCATGTGGCCACATTATATTTCCAACCGGAAGCTTGATCGGAAAACACATGAGACTAATGAGCGTCTCCTCTTCGTGGATGGCCTTTACTTCAAGGATCCCTTGGTAGAGACCGGGCCACAGTATAAGCCGTCTGAACGATCGCTGAGTGCCCTATTTGTGGCTGCTTGCCTGTATCATTATTACGATTTTGCTATCGAATTGGCACAGATGTTCAGTGGGCCTCAGGTTGCAGTGCTGAGAGAGTGCGTGGTTGAACTAGCCGCAGGCCGGAAGCAATGGATGATTGATGAAGCGCAAACCTTTGTGCAGCAGTTTCAACAAGATGCAGGCAATGACTACCTATTGACTAAAAAGTTTATCGATCGACTCAAAGATAATAATGATGTTGCATTTATAGCTGATGATAGGTCAAGAAATGGCATATAA
- a CDS encoding TIGR00180 family glycosyltransferase, which translates to MYEDKVTIYVPTFNRHAFLKRVLDYYADSGFQVLVTDDSEEPFPEIEAYPNLVYCQTGLPFAQSMVEPGVTHLKTPYMVMCADDTLIPVAAIKESVAFLEENPEYCVVQGYQSSMYYSGDSYYFKIESSTAPDYGSQSPSNRLLKFFSSQHRLYWGVWRTDAWKEVYTSIPLEILNEPRTLNLESMIYFMTPMVGKLKRLPIFFALHEDVPSVAVARKRRRKDGFTHWDFATKEMYRETFELFVKQAAKLLLKYEALSVEEAETYARMAFMINGLHYRQQKGRKTLVYRVKRELRSLWNKTLGRRAVMEKKQQQREARESLNKQRLEAMRPQCRAEMEKAAEFLFKYPRCKANDE; encoded by the coding sequence ATGTACGAAGATAAAGTTACTATTTATGTGCCGACATTTAATCGTCATGCCTTTTTGAAGCGCGTTTTGGATTACTACGCTGATTCCGGCTTTCAGGTTCTGGTAACCGATGATTCAGAAGAGCCTTTCCCTGAAATCGAGGCGTATCCCAACTTGGTCTATTGCCAGACCGGACTGCCTTTTGCCCAGTCCATGGTGGAACCCGGCGTTACGCATTTGAAAACACCGTATATGGTCATGTGTGCCGATGATACGCTCATACCGGTTGCCGCCATCAAGGAGAGCGTCGCTTTCCTGGAGGAAAATCCGGAGTACTGTGTTGTTCAAGGGTATCAGTCGTCCATGTATTATTCCGGCGACAGCTATTATTTCAAGATCGAGAGCAGTACTGCGCCGGACTATGGTTCGCAATCCCCTTCAAATCGTCTGTTGAAATTTTTCTCGAGCCAGCACCGCCTGTATTGGGGCGTGTGGCGTACTGATGCCTGGAAGGAAGTGTATACGAGTATTCCGCTGGAGATTCTCAACGAGCCGAGGACTCTCAATCTGGAGTCCATGATTTACTTTATGACTCCAATGGTGGGAAAGCTGAAACGGTTACCCATTTTCTTTGCCCTGCATGAAGATGTACCTTCAGTAGCTGTTGCACGTAAACGCAGGAGAAAAGATGGGTTTACTCATTGGGATTTTGCAACCAAGGAAATGTACCGGGAAACATTTGAGTTGTTTGTCAAACAAGCTGCCAAGCTCCTGTTGAAATACGAAGCTCTGTCTGTTGAAGAAGCCGAGACCTACGCCCGTATGGCCTTCATGATCAACGGCTTGCATTATCGGCAGCAGAAGGGGCGCAAGACTCTTGTGTATCGAGTTAAACGAGAATTGCGTAGTCTCTGGAACAAGACGCTGGGTAGGCGTGCTGTCATGGAAAAAAAACAGCAACAGCGAGAGGCCAGAGAATCCTTGAACAAGCAACGTCTGGAAGCCATGCGTCCGCAGTGTCGGGCTGAAATGGAAAAGGCTGCCGAGTTTTTGTTCAAGTATCCTCGCTGCAAGGCAAATGACGAGTAG
- a CDS encoding nucleotidyltransferase family protein, whose translation MSRSIPDNWPTALILAGGLGTRLRSVTGQTPKVLVEVQGRPFITYLLGQLAQAGFTSACISIGYGADMVIDVLGSECEGLAIEYCREEEPLGTGGAVRYALEQIPAGPVLVMNGDSIVNTSLRPFVDRAMESPDEPTLLAVKVPDISRYGSLQIENGLVRRFCEKGQSGPGWINAGVYYFPRKALSALSPGQQASLETDVLEKESGSLNAFQCDCEFIDIGTPESYSLGQLLEWMK comes from the coding sequence ATGTCACGTTCTATACCCGATAATTGGCCTACTGCGCTGATCCTGGCGGGTGGTCTCGGGACCCGGCTTCGGTCCGTCACGGGGCAGACCCCCAAGGTGCTGGTCGAGGTACAGGGCAGGCCATTCATTACCTATTTACTCGGTCAGCTTGCACAGGCCGGGTTTACCTCGGCGTGTATCAGCATCGGTTATGGTGCCGATATGGTCATTGATGTCCTTGGCAGCGAGTGTGAAGGCTTGGCGATCGAGTATTGTCGGGAGGAAGAGCCTCTCGGCACGGGCGGGGCTGTTCGGTATGCCCTTGAGCAGATTCCGGCGGGGCCGGTGCTGGTCATGAACGGTGACAGCATTGTCAATACATCGCTCAGGCCTTTTGTGGACAGGGCGATGGAAAGCCCGGATGAGCCGACGTTGCTGGCTGTGAAAGTGCCTGATATTTCCCGCTACGGCTCGTTACAGATCGAGAACGGCCTTGTCCGGCGGTTTTGTGAAAAAGGACAGAGCGGGCCGGGCTGGATTAATGCCGGTGTGTATTATTTTCCTCGCAAGGCTCTCTCCGCACTGTCTCCCGGACAGCAGGCCTCTCTTGAGACCGATGTCCTTGAAAAGGAGAGTGGTTCCCTGAACGCCTTTCAGTGCGACTGTGAATTTATTGATATAGGGACTCCTGAAAGCTATTCTCTGGGGCAATTGCTCGAATGGATGAAATAG
- a CDS encoding class I SAM-dependent methyltransferase produces the protein MAYKTLTTEVAARIFADDEGLVAELCNDVLESHCFDYVTLSGTERDEAIVSILKGLKREMVASGSHRAQDWEKGWGENLAKFSEEQDIKNLTPGYFSRVENRTVFRLDGDLVASVAPELIYNICELHRTWFMTRYLSDFDTVFEFGCGTGWNLTRFNELRPGKQLFGLDWAQSSVDLVNKLGEQDSINLTGHRFNFFEPDYSLDVPENSVMFTLTALEQVGDDFESFLEFLLEKKFARCVHAEPIKEFYDEDDLLDNLGLQYHNKRNYLGPFLTALRRLEDEGRIVIERADRVRFGNLFNESLSTIVWSPQ, from the coding sequence ATGGCATATAAAACGCTGACTACTGAAGTTGCTGCTCGTATCTTTGCTGATGACGAGGGCCTTGTAGCCGAATTGTGCAACGATGTTCTCGAATCCCATTGTTTTGACTACGTGACTCTTTCCGGGACCGAGAGAGATGAAGCCATTGTTTCCATTCTCAAAGGATTGAAACGGGAGATGGTCGCTTCCGGTAGCCATCGAGCCCAGGATTGGGAGAAAGGTTGGGGTGAAAATCTCGCCAAATTCTCTGAGGAACAGGATATCAAGAATCTGACGCCGGGCTATTTTTCGCGCGTGGAGAATCGGACGGTCTTCAGACTGGACGGTGACTTGGTCGCGTCTGTTGCACCGGAGCTGATTTATAATATATGCGAGCTGCATCGGACATGGTTCATGACCCGGTATTTGTCTGATTTTGACACGGTCTTTGAGTTCGGCTGCGGAACAGGTTGGAATTTAACGCGATTTAATGAATTGCGTCCCGGCAAGCAGCTGTTCGGTCTTGATTGGGCACAGAGCTCCGTGGATCTCGTCAACAAGCTTGGGGAGCAGGATTCCATCAACCTGACCGGGCATCGGTTCAATTTCTTTGAGCCGGATTATTCTCTCGATGTGCCGGAAAACAGTGTCATGTTCACCCTGACCGCTCTGGAGCAGGTGGGAGATGATTTCGAGTCGTTTCTGGAGTTCCTTCTGGAAAAGAAGTTTGCCCGGTGTGTTCATGCTGAACCGATCAAGGAGTTCTATGACGAGGATGACTTGCTCGACAACCTTGGTTTGCAGTATCACAACAAACGAAACTATCTTGGCCCCTTTCTCACTGCCCTGCGCAGGCTTGAGGATGAAGGCCGTATTGTCATAGAGAGGGCAGATCGGGTACGCTTTGGCAACCTGTTCAACGAGTCCCTTTCCACTATCGTGTGGTCGCCCCAATAA
- a CDS encoding transketolase produces MSIYTDIRKDILNIAFDSGHGHIPTCFSIVELIQTVYETMKNDPTNPEWDERDIFILSKGHAALVHYVVLARRGYFEMEPVCGFGGCESTFGCHGDRNKTPGVEVSTGSLGHGIGVAVGIAMAFKIQKSDRKVYVIVGDGESNEGSVWEALMVAADQNLTNLTVIYDNNNSHARGLQITNPGEKLSAFGMNVIEIDGHDTAAIKNALLADTDKPKAILANTIKGKGISEMSDNHYPWHRRSPSKEELDRFMEELDA; encoded by the coding sequence ATGAGTATCTACACAGACATCAGGAAAGACATCCTGAACATTGCTTTTGATAGCGGACACGGTCACATCCCCACATGTTTTTCCATCGTGGAGCTGATTCAGACCGTTTATGAAACCATGAAGAATGATCCCACCAATCCCGAGTGGGATGAACGGGACATATTCATATTGAGCAAGGGCCACGCCGCCCTGGTCCATTATGTGGTCCTGGCCCGTCGTGGCTACTTCGAGATGGAACCCGTGTGCGGCTTTGGCGGCTGCGAATCCACCTTCGGTTGCCACGGCGACCGCAACAAGACCCCCGGCGTCGAAGTGTCCACAGGTTCCCTGGGACACGGCATCGGCGTTGCTGTTGGCATAGCCATGGCCTTCAAGATTCAGAAGAGTGATCGCAAAGTCTACGTAATCGTGGGTGACGGCGAGTCCAACGAGGGCTCCGTATGGGAAGCACTCATGGTCGCCGCCGACCAGAACCTGACCAATCTGACAGTTATATATGATAACAACAATTCCCACGCCCGCGGATTGCAGATCACGAATCCAGGTGAAAAATTGTCTGCATTCGGCATGAATGTCATCGAGATCGACGGCCATGATACGGCTGCCATCAAGAATGCGCTCCTGGCCGACACGGACAAGCCCAAGGCCATCCTGGCAAACACCATCAAGGGAAAAGGGATCTCGGAAATGAGCGATAATCACTACCCGTGGCACCGCCGTTCCCCGAGTAAGGAAGAACTGGATCGCTTCATGGAGGAACTCGATGCGTAG
- a CDS encoding NAD-dependent epimerase/dehydratase family protein has translation MKLLVAGATGVAGSAFMSLVHEAMPDTVVRGTYLTNPPEATGPNTEYVKADLTDREGCLMAARGCDAAVLLAAVTGGAKSTMDAPYRQTTNNLVMDALLLQALYEQGVKKVIYVSTATIYQEFDGAIHEDDLDLNLDPHGTYFGVGWAKRSAEKLCQFWRDVMGMDIKVLRAANIYGPRAAFDPDRSNFIPALIRKAVDKMDPFEVWGSPHVTRDVIYASDFARGVLAVLNAKTDEQTFNIASGETVTVGEVVDFALKAAGHKPGEVKYIGDAPQTIQHRRLDISRIQAETGWKPCVTPEEGIRKTSEWWNANKKTWKK, from the coding sequence ATGAAACTGCTCGTTGCAGGCGCAACAGGTGTCGCCGGTTCCGCATTCATGTCTCTCGTCCACGAGGCCATGCCAGACACTGTTGTCAGGGGAACATACCTGACAAATCCCCCCGAGGCTACCGGTCCGAACACGGAATACGTCAAGGCCGATCTCACCGATCGCGAAGGCTGTCTGATGGCGGCCCGGGGATGCGATGCCGCAGTCCTGCTGGCAGCGGTAACCGGTGGCGCCAAATCAACCATGGACGCGCCTTACAGACAGACCACCAACAACCTTGTGATGGATGCTCTCCTGCTGCAGGCTCTCTACGAACAAGGCGTGAAAAAGGTCATCTACGTGTCCACGGCCACCATCTATCAGGAATTCGATGGAGCCATCCATGAAGATGACCTTGATTTGAACCTCGACCCTCATGGCACCTATTTCGGCGTCGGATGGGCCAAGCGGTCTGCGGAAAAGCTCTGCCAGTTCTGGCGGGACGTCATGGGCATGGACATCAAGGTACTCCGCGCGGCCAATATTTACGGCCCACGCGCCGCCTTTGATCCGGATCGATCCAATTTCATCCCGGCCCTCATCCGAAAGGCCGTCGACAAGATGGACCCTTTCGAGGTATGGGGGTCCCCGCATGTGACGCGCGACGTCATCTACGCATCCGATTTTGCACGGGGCGTCCTGGCAGTCCTGAACGCGAAAACGGACGAACAGACTTTCAACATTGCCAGCGGTGAAACTGTCACCGTGGGCGAGGTTGTTGATTTTGCATTGAAAGCGGCCGGTCACAAACCGGGCGAAGTCAAATATATCGGCGATGCCCCGCAGACCATCCAGCACAGACGGCTTGATATCTCCAGAATTCAAGCAGAAACAGGATGGAAACCGTGCGTAACACCGGAGGAAGGCATCAGAAAAACCTCCGAGTGGTGGAACGCAAACAAGAAAACGTGGAAAAAATGA